Proteins encoded together in one Miscanthus floridulus cultivar M001 chromosome 16, ASM1932011v1, whole genome shotgun sequence window:
- the LOC136513985 gene encoding phytochrome A-associated F-box protein-like → MDRQQAEEGASARVKTTLAEAASPLSALADDVLLQILGRLEADPRDWARASCASPRLAALLRAACLPPHLSRALPAELLPAPPPDGAPAAWAALHKLSVCCPGLLRAGVLLEPTDDFGLELDIGPDVPICIGPTDAAASVDGFEATATSRDRGAGGDVVAARGSAPAAAWSLYDDLYLDAAYDCSSQPQIPPAAAPAAAEPASPPPPVAAIRDVDEATTTNAASCGGVARRGVVAGSRRHPRRWLGTVGAHLASGSWTLSREQGKKLLASRFRGDRLYLCDWPGCVHAEERRKYMVFGGVFHNFARSQVRRALRDTRRPTVAVECAFCGCKEAWDLYSAFCLRGFYGYHDDGEPVMRAYVCENGHVAGAWTERPLYS, encoded by the coding sequence ATGGACCGACAGCAGGCGGAGGAGGGCGCGAGCGCGCGCGTCAAGACGACGCTGGCCGAGGCGGCGTCGCCGCTGTCCGCTCTGGCGGACGACGTGCTGCTACAGATCCTGGGACGGCTCGAGGCGGACCCGCGGGACTGGGCGCGGGCCTCCTGCGCGTCCCCGCGCCTCGCGGCGCTGCTCCGGGCCGCCTGCCTCCCGCCGCACCTGTCGCGGGCGCTCCCCGCCGAGCTCCTCCCCGCACCGCCCCCGGACGGGGCGCCCGCGGCCTGGGCGGCGCTCCACAAGCTCTCCGTCTGCTGCCCGGGGCTCCTCCGCGCCGGGGTGCTCCTCGAGCCCACCGACGATTTCGGGCTCGAGCTCGACATCGGCCCTGACGTCCCCATCTGCATTGGCCCCAccgacgccgccgcctccgtCGACGGGTTCGAGGCCACGGCCACCTCTCGCGACCGCGGGGCCGGGGGCGACGTCGTCGCGGCCAGGGGGAGCGCGCCCGCCGCCGCGTGGTCGCTCTACGACGATCTGTACCTCGACGCGGCATACGACTGCTCGTCCCAGCCGCAGATCCCGCCTGCCGCCGCGCCTGCCGCCGCGGAACCCGCCTCGCCGCCCCCGCCAGTGGCGGCGATCCGCGACGTGGACGAAGCAACGACCACAAATGCTGCCTCATGCGGCGGCGTCGCCCGGCGCGGCGTGGTGGCCGGGAGCCGACGGCATCCGCGGCGGTGGCTGGGCACCGTGGGCGCGCACCTGGCGTCGGGGTCCTGGACGCTGAGCCGCGAGCAGGGGAAAAAGCTCCTCGCCAGCCGCTTCCGCGGCGACCGGCTCTACCTCTGCGACTGGCCCGGGTGCGTGCACGCCGAGGAGCGACGCAAGTACATGGTCTTCGGCGGCGTGTTCCACAACTTCGCCCGGTCCCAGGTGCGGCGCGCGCTCAGGGACACACGCCGCCCCACCGTCGCCGTCGAGTGCGCCTTCTGCGGCTGCAAGGAGGCCTGGGACCTCTACTCGGCCTTCTGCCTCCGCGGTTTCTACGGCTACCACGACGACGGCGAGCCCGTCATGCGCGCCTACGTCTGCGAGAACGGCCACGTCGCGGGCGCCTGGACCGAGCGCCCGCTCTACTCCTGA